GCCCCGGCCCTgcaacgtaggtgcgagggcccgacATCGCCGCTTGTGGCTTTAATTATATATTGTATCAGATATCGCAGATATTGCATCAGTTGGGTTATGAACGATAGCTTATAATAATAAAGTAAATCTTTTCCTAAGAGCCATAGTCTTACTCATGAGAGATTGAGCAAGGAGACAGTTATTCCACTATGCACGTGGAAACACTTTATTTGATTAGAATGACAATTGTAAATCACAGTGTGTACAATCACACATGAGCAATTTCACTGATAATTGGTGTCATGATAGCCGTTAAACCTGACCAGGTCCAATGACTGATCTGAGGATATGACATTGTCAAGACTGTGAGGAAATGCAACTCCCTCCACCTACTGCCACAAATGCCTCCGGTTCTCCAAAGCGGTCAAGGCACGAGTTGCTGCCCCCCCGTGTCATCACAGTACTCAAATGTTTTAAATAACCGGGGGACATCTCTTATCTATctatccaggggtgcatttctgaagTTGCTAACTCTTATTAGCCACtttcttggttgcaatgcaataacCCATCAGCAATTACCCAAGTTCAACTGCGCTTTCGAGAAAGGCACCCCAGCACTGATCTTGATCAGGAGTTACTTGCAAAAGTTCAAGCTGTTGTAATTACCCCACCAAGACATTCGGCTGAAATTGTGCGATTGAGCAGAAGTTTGAAAAATAGAGGAAGTGAAACGGTGCAATATTCAGAGACAATCTATTGACTCAGTCGACAATTGTGTTTGGGTCACACTTCTGTGGATGCACTCTGGGAAGGAATCTCGTGCAGGGAAAGGAAATACGTCTGGGCAGAGACTCTGTTCCTTCATGTTGTTGGGAAGTTATCGCTCGCTTCATGTGACTTTCCTCTGAAGGACTTATGGACGTCAGTATGGACAGGATACCCATGGTTTGAAAGTCAGTTACCCacagaaatatttttttgttcttgtcACCATTTCCCACAATCCCACAAAAGCCAGTTtggttaaaacaaaaaaaagacttctCTTTATAATCTCAAAACACATGCTAAAAAAATACAGTAATGtcataaattaaaaaatctttaTTTTCCCCATCAAAATCTGAGATGGCTATCAATGTCCATAGCAAAACTGTACAGagaaaaacataaaacataaaacagacctagcacacgcacacgtccCAAAAAATAATAACTGAAAAAGAGAACCACAGTAAACCCATTTGCTTGTCCTTGTTgccacagatagatagatacacttTAACACTTTATTAATGAACCCAGCATAAAGTCTCTCGTTACCTCCATCTCGGATGCAGCCTCTTCTGCGAGTGAGACTGATTGTGTGAATCACATTGAATTTCTAAGGTCTTTCTTCCAATCTCCTTCAAACTCCTCCTCATCGTCGGTCTGCTCTTCGTCAGTAGAAAACATTTCATCATCCAGGAAAGAGCCATCAAATCCATATTCATGGGCGTGGACTGATACCTCGTTGGACACAAGATGTGGGGAACCCTCCACGAAGTCTGCGAACCTGGAAAAGCAAGGGAGGATGTATGGAACATTTGCAGCACTGCTTTGGATTCATTTTGAATTAATTTTACTTCATTTTCAAAACTCTTGAGCAACGGTTCATCGTTTCAATGACACGAGACAGCCTGACAACTCAAAATGTTAGAAAACGAAACTGGCTTTTTTGGACTGTTTTTGCAAAGAAAGAATAATAAGAGCATTTTATCATCCGTCAAAGTTTGTTTAAAAGCTTCTatcattttcttttgtttttaggcCAATTAGGAATAATGATGTGGTGCATGACATGACTGGGGAAAATAATGTAGCTAGTATGAGGTTGTGACTGCTGGAGAGAGGTCACCCAACACTCGTCACATTAGAGAATAATGCCAAAAAAAAGGCTCATTTATGAAAACAATAATTGCCTCAGCCTGTTCCACTATGAAGCATCCTAAAGGCACTGTTGACCAGACCTGTGGTGTGAAGCttgtggagccccctggtggagctgagCGGAACTACACAGGTCTGGTGTGAGCCACactagacaaacaaaacaaaagcaccaCATGGGCCTCCATCTCCGTCCCCAAACTTTACCTCTTGGGGGACTGGAGTCTGGAGACAGTCTTCCAGGTGTTGAACTCGGGGCTGTTGCAGTACTGCCGCAGCTCATCCAGGGCGCGGCTGGTCTCGATCTCGGCCTGTTTCTGGTACTCCTCCTCTGTTAGCAGCCGCCGAGGCTCCAGCTTCCAGCGCATACGCCGGTTCAGTTTactggaacggacacacacacacacagacacgggcacacacaaaAACTTCAACTGAGCAAACTTCAAACTTCAATCAACTGATTTGAACTGTgtaaatgaaaataaacaaacacaaatagaACTGTGCCCAAAAATGAACATCACAAATTCTATATAACCGATGTACCCATGTAATAGTCCAAGGATTATCATCAATCTAGGGTTAAAATACCTAGTACTGACTCTCCCCCATTCTTAGATGGACCACAGTGGTACATATCATATATTTTGGGTCAGCTGAGGGACTTATAGATAGATAGCTGGGGCAAAGTATATTTACCTGGCCCCCTGGAAGAGTTTGGCCAGCTATCGCaaagaccctgtctgtctgtctgactgtctgcctgcctgtctggccaTTTGTCCGCCCACGGCTTGTGTGCGTGTCGCCTGCTGGGGGAACGAAACACACAccaaatcaaacacacactcttgggGGGAAAAagtgcacacgcacccacacacacacacttctgccttATGTGACATAAAAAAGACGAAATGAAGTGGAATGAAGAGAGCACTACAAAACTAAAACAAACAGCCCTTCCTAGTTCTTCATATTCATCACATCCATTTCCACTGCCTTTCAAGGTGCTGACAGTGACCTACTTGTGGACAGTTTGATGAGGTACTCCAGGTTCCACATTATATGGAGGTGTTCTGTTCAGGGGGTTGATGGCTTCACATTGTATGACAAACAAAACATTTCTCAACTAAATGTCTTTACTTCACAAGAGTGATGTAGACAGCGATGGCCAGTTTCATGGGGTACTCCAGGTGGTATCATACCATATTTCTTCTATTATATTATGAAGTTTTTCAAGAGTAGTGCTGACTTGTAGACAGTGATGGCCAGATGATATTTCAATGTTACAAAATGTTATTATTACTTTGTAATGTTACTTTACAAAGTAATAACATTTTGTTACCTTACTTCGCAAGACAGGTGAGGTTTAACCCTTACTTGTAAGACAGTGATGGCCAGGTTGATGGGGTACGTTACAAAGCGCTACTTTACAATGCCCCAAAACATTACTTCACAAGATTGAAGTTGACTCACTTGTAGACGGCGATGGCGAGGTTGATGGGGTAGTCCATGTACTTGGCGCAGAAGGCCGCCACCATGATggccagcgccacctgctggacctGGATGCCAGCGTACATCAGTAGCAGGCCAATCAGCTGCAGCGACCAGGACAGGATGTCAATGCTGCGCTGGTTCACCAGGGGGCCGTGCCGGTAGCACACGGCAAAGCTCACAAAGCCCACCAACACCGTGTAACCTGCCGGGGGGGATAACAAAACCACTGACTTAGCGAGGTGGACCTGTGATTCTGCAATTCATCCCAATTAAAATAGGGTCTTCAGCTAGAGAAAGCACACCACGAAGCTCACAAAGCCCACAACCACGACTGTATGACCTGCCGAGAGACAAAACACACCATGTGAGGACTTCTACGGTTCTGCAATTAATCCTGACGAAAATCTCCTGCTAAGGAATAATCCGTGGCTTTACTATGCACACCACAAAGCTAATGAGGCACACCACCACCATGGTCACTTCTTGTTTTATGTGCTCAGTGTCCATTaagagcaaaacaaaacagtccTAATGAGGGTTAGTTATAATCAGGATTACGCATGCCCTGAAACAGAAGTCATCACCAGCATCTCCCTTAGACTTACAAATCTTTCATTGGTATTCCACCACACACCAGCAGTGCATTAATTGAATTAAATGTGGTGTGGTTCACAATGCAAAACTATgataatacattttttaaaaagcacacacagaacATCATGCAACACAATTCAGATGGAAATATGAAAATGCAGCAGTAGAACAAGCTATCAGGAAAGTGAAGCATGGTATACATATGCAGTGAAACTTCCAAGttccatttcttcttcttctaaacaTTTTCAGGGACTTGTATACCTTCATctagacaggacagtgtgagatggtgacaggaagcaagtggggagagagagagagttgggggaggaccgggaaatgacctcaggccgggatcgaacccaggtccctccCGCAACAGCACATAAAACATCTTTAAATCACTCTCACCTCCTTCAAACTCTACTCAAACATCGAGTGCATAGTACACACAAAGGCAGCCATGTACGTATATACCGACTTTGCAACTGTATTCTTACCAACAGCCAGGTGCCAGTGTTCTCTCAGGATGATCTTCATGTTCTTGAATGCCAGCTGAATGACGTAGAAAGAGAGGGACCAGCCTCCTGCCAGCAGTACATAGAAGGGGCTTTTCTGCAGAACGCAAGATGGTGAAGTAGTTTATGATTCGGGCGATAGTGAGGCAATCAAGACATCATTTAGAGACACGCAGGAGGCAGACATTGCAAAGGCAGGCACCCGGGGAGAGCATGtttgtacagtgagtccaatatgtatttgatcccttgctgattttgttggtttgcctactaacaaagacatgatcagtcaataaatgttatgataatatgtattctaatatggagagacagaatatcaaaaagaaaatccagaaatgaactgaagagaatatatattaatttatttccatttcatcgagcaaaataagtatttgatcccctgccaactgattacagttccgggcccacagaccagatgggcacttccgatcaacttgtcatctgaattaaagacacctgtacatactaacatgcataaaagacacattgaatcagcagaatcagtccatagtatgagtgaatcagtcacactccaacctcaccagcatgggaaagaccaaagagtggtcaaatgatatcagggacacgattttagacctaaacaaagattaaatgggctgcaaaaccacaagaaagagactgggtattaatgacccagctgttgatgcatttcttccaaaatgtgaggaatacaaaatgactatccatcagcctgtctggggttctatacaagatttgaccttttgtagggatttgataatcatgagaacagaaataaatcaccctagagctatacgggatgaactaggcaatgatatcaaagctactgggaccaaaatcactgagaaaactactggtagcacttaatgccacagaggtttaaaatcctgtagtgcacacatggtacctctacttcagaaggaacctgcgcagtcccacttgaggtttgccaacggacatcagactggtttaggatatgataaggaggtgctgtagtcagatg
This Engraulis encrasicolus isolate BLACKSEA-1 chromosome 10, IST_EnEncr_1.0, whole genome shotgun sequence DNA region includes the following protein-coding sequences:
- the nemp1 gene encoding nuclear envelope integral membrane protein 1 isoform X1; this encodes MAGCTNILKGIKVIVLVLLFFLLQTYITEGIEITELKDDRQITKQGARHFCYLNNIKPSWRESWTRIQVQVWSSKDLKVTVVEDEEELEKLESFSFWTFVQYFIKEQTNETHVPINLFAPKTCFKVDPSDSKTSYTVKPSRKWDVFLFAVFLTGVVLFFFADILSKSQMFYYSGGISVGMIASLLILIYIMARFLPKKSPFYVLLAGGWSLSFYVIQLAFKNMKIILREHWHLAVGYTVLVGFVSFAVCYRHGPLVNQRSIDILSWSLQLIGLLLMYAGIQVQQVALAIMVAAFCAKYMDYPINLAIAVYNKLNRRMRWKLEPRRLLTEEEYQKQAEIETSRALDELRQYCNSPEFNTWKTVSRLQSPKRFADFVEGSPHLVSNEVSVHAHEYGFDGSFLDDEMFSTDEEQTDDEEEFEGDWKKDLRNSM